ttgataaaaacataaataccaCAGGTCATCCCATTAAACTGTTCTACAAGAGTGACCCCATTGCACAAGACTTTTGGATTGTGGACCTGAAGGTGACCACCAGACAGCGGGAGCAGGCAGCGTTGTTTCTATCTGGCATATGGGAGCGTCTGGGCTGCAATCTGAACCGCAACAATGGTGGAGATCCGGTTTACATCTGGGtgaggaggagggaaaaaacctatatctgtgacatcacagctaCTGTTGGTTTCAACAGCGACATACATCTCTTTAATGAAGGATACATCCGTATGGATGAGGACACCAACCAAGGAGGGCCTGACCGTGCTGCAGTGTTTATCTGGTACCGTCGTTCTAATGATTACACTCAGGGCATCACTGGCTTCCAGGTTTCTGTCAATGATGAAGAAAAAGTCGGCTTCACAAAGGTTGATACCGACCTCAATTTTGGCACCACAGAAAATCGTGTGTATCTGTGGTACAACAGAGAACACCCTGCAGGAGGTCATGCTGTCCAGCAATTCCTTGTGTTAGTCGGTGATGATGCTCGAATGGCTTTCCAAAGGCGTGACATTGGTGTTCTGAAAGTAAATCTTAATCATGGAATTTCTGGTGGTGTTCCCCTTTATATCACATATAACACTTTACGTCACAGACGCCAGTAACGACTGAGATCTTCTGAAATCTCTACACTGCGTATCAGTGAGAGTCGTAGTCTCGGGCTCTGTAGCTCCTTCAGTAACCAGCTTCAGCTTCCCTGCTTCCTGCTCTCCCACCAGTAACGACTGAGATCTTCTGAAATCTCTACACTGCGTATCAGTGAGAGTCGTAGTCTCGGGCTCTGTAGCTCCTTCAGTAACCAGCTTCAGCTTCCCTGCTTCCTGCTCTCCCACCAGTAACGACTGAGATCTTCTGAATGACGTACGTCGTCCAGTAATAATCAGAGGTGGTATCAGGTTAAAGTCTGAGTGTGAtcagtgtatctgagtgtgttcAGCTCATCCTCTgcatttctctcctttctctgatTAAAGCTCATATaaccctgtctctgtctcctgaGTCTGATTGTGTCAGTGATGCTCTGATATGAACGTGATTCTGTAGGACTGTCTGAtctttaaaacacagaaaaacactgtgACTAATGAAAGAACTGACTGTTGATaatcaggagctgaagagaaatTTGAGCATCGTCTTTATTTTAATGGACTCATATGGAGGGTTTGGCTAATTGAGTTTGAGTCGTTTAAATATGAGAGTCTCACAGAGAGCGTCAGTGATGATTGATGGCAGTTGGTCAAATTAAACTCCACAGTTTCAGTTGTGCTGAATCCACCGAGAGATCAGAACCTGCCCTTTCCATTTCAGTCAAAACTACAGTATAATACACAGTTCAGAAGATATCTCAGATCATCCTAAACATCAACGAtgtgtcatatttttaaaataaaagttaataatggaataaaaatgtattttaatgatcAATTTTCCagagtttttagtttttattagtGTTTGTATTTTCTGAGCTCTAATGTTAATTAGTCATTCGAGCAGGACCGTCATTATTCAGAAACACAATATCTCAGTTTCATCATTCAGTCAGACTCTGGACGTCCACTGCAGTAGCATCGCTGTGTAAATGGACGTGTGAGTGTCCAGTGGGGGTTCATCTTCTAGATGGCCAGAGCTCTGTGGACCCTCTATGGACGGTGATGTTCTGTCAGATGTCACTGGGTGTAAATGGTTGGCATTGTTGGTACAAATGACCAGGTTTCCATCCGCCTGCATTGCCAGAGTCTGAAGTCCAAACTGGCCCAAACAGGAAAGACTGAAAGGTTTTAAGGTGTTTATTTAGGTTCATTCAGCCtgaataaacactttgaatgaGCGCTTCTTTCAGTCAAAGTAATATTTGGAGTTAAaccagttcagttgcttgttgcTACATGATGTATTTCTCAGGTCCAGCTGTGTTATTGGTtgtgctgtaaataaataatcaatataTTCGACGTTGGATTCTTTTGAAGCTGAACTGCAAGGTGTGTTTTAGTGAGGTTACATAGATCATCCTACTAAATGATTTACACTGAGTAAAAGCAGAGGAAGACTCAGCATACCTTACAACACACCTGCAGTGAAACGTGGTGCACCTCGCGTTCCTGACTGAAGGTTCTGTAGATGTTCTCTTGAGGGTTCCATGGGTTccttttattctgacagtgaCAGGTTTCAGCTCTTAGAACTGGCTTCATTTTCTCATTGTGAGGCTCTGTAGATCGTCTGCTGGTCAGAATCTAAAGATATAACTGGAGCTAATAACGAAGCTGTTTACGATGAACCAGAATCCTCTCTGGTTGATGGAGCTTCGTGAAACAGACCCCAGACTGACCCGACTGTCCTGAAGTCCAgctgaaaacaaacagcacCACATTAATCCCAGAAAAGCccagatgaaggagaaaaactGAGGTTAACACATGTATATTAACacgagctgaactgctgtaacaCATCTGTAGCAGTGAAGGCATCGCTAGTTCTTACACTGCCGTTTCATTTGTTGTAAATATGTAACTACAAAGTAATTACAAAGTTATTACAGTCTAATTATACAATGCTTTTAAAACTGTGGTTTAGAGTGAGTTTCTCTCCCAGTGCAGATCTtaattcagattcctttattgatcccagggggaaattgcagtaatCACGTCCTCTGAACTCTGTGATGGTGATGATTATGATAATGATggtgacgatgatgatgatgatgatggtgatgatgatggtggtgatgatggtgatgataatgatgatggtggtgatgatgacgatggtggtggtggtgatgatgatggtggtgatgacgatggtggtgatgatggtgatggtgatgaagatgatgatgatggtggtgatgacgATGacgatggtggtgatgatgatggtgatgatggtggtggtgatgatgatgatggtggtggtggtgatgatgatgatgatggtggtgatgatgatgatggtggtggtggtgatgatgatggtgatgacgatgatggtgatgacgatgatgatgatggtggtggtgatgatgatggtggtgatgacgatgatgatgatggtggtgatgatgatggtgatgatgacgatgatgatgatggtggtgatgatgatggtgatgatgatggtggtggggcgatgatgatggtggtgatgatgatgataatggtgaagatggtggtggtgatgatgatggtgatgatgatgatgatggtggtggtgatgatgatgatgatggtggtgatgatgatggttatgatgatgatggtggtgacgatggtgatgatgatgatcatggtggtggtgatgatgatgatggtgatgatgatgatggtggtggtggtgatgatggtggtgatggtgatgatggtgatgatgatgaatgtaaGAATTCTAGATGAATCCACTCCTCCTGCTCCAGTGCAGGGAAgttcagcacacactgagactgATCCTAATTCTACGACTCTGGATCTGCTGTCTGGCATTAattctccagcaggtggcagcCTTATTCTCCAATCTACAGTTTAAACAGTCCAGAATATCCCAGCCTGCCTCTGGGGCTCCACCCCCAGAATAAAGCACAGCCAGTGAGAATGAGGAGTTTGGATTAGATCAGGTCTGGATGGGAataagctctgctgattgttcatcTCCAGGCTGGTCACTCTTTCTGCTGTAGTGTTACAGGGAGTCTCTGTCAACGTCAGGATGTGGACAGAAGCTCCACTCTGGTTCAGAGTTGTTCTCTGGGTGTTACTGAGGCAGGAGAGAGCAGAGCACAGCCTAAATCTCAGAGTTAAACCAGTCATTTGTGGTTTAGAGTTAATCTGCACAGCTCTGCTACACTTTCATTAGAGCTCCAACCGTTTCTGATCAATTCAGCCAAACGCCGAGTGAGTGAAGACGCTACGACCCCCCCC
This sequence is a window from Pygocentrus nattereri isolate fPygNat1 chromosome 20, fPygNat1.pri, whole genome shotgun sequence. Protein-coding genes within it:
- the LOC119261812 gene encoding uncharacterized protein LOC119261812: MDFEPINEIQISVSEEEEIQLNNDGFTRVDGNLNSGTTGPDVFLWYKKGGNNPVTRIQSSYRIEMNEGLTASGFTSVDKNINTTGHPIKLFYKSDPIAQDFWIVDLKVTTRQREQAALFLSGIWERLGCNLNRNNGGDPVYIWVRRREKTYICDITATVGFNSDIHLFNEGYIRMDEDTNQGGPDRAAVFIWYRRSNDYTQGITGFQVSVNDEEKVGFTKVDTDLNFGTTENRVYLWYNREHPAGGHAVQQFLVLVGDDARMAFQRRDIGVLKVNLNHGISGGVPLYITYNTLRHRRQ